A part of Variovorax sp. HW608 genomic DNA contains:
- a CDS encoding TnsA endonuclease N-terminal domain-containing protein translates to MTKKRLFALIDGGVGCGIGESYCSWIRVRRRLSSPISTIFVSHTPLYRYRSLHLLSTGEERASRIATWLGATEIREQMPMWPGEHEHPLTGWDIDRDAFLPPLRGMLEIAHDLGIKHGVYPGTDIPFVATTDLMIRHGTPPKDRLALWQCKPATQRQSPRSRRVVQRLALEERYAIEAGAFSKIMYSDSLPERFHENLLWLEPLRSEIEAFGRSNQLIDFAHEFMRLANSDSIEVCRIKAAKKTGLDLEYSHTFFRMAAWGGLIDIDLTQPIYMNKMLNRSSEAFRDRLRRELLDA, encoded by the coding sequence ATGACGAAAAAGCGGCTCTTTGCGTTGATCGACGGCGGCGTTGGCTGTGGGATTGGAGAATCGTATTGCTCTTGGATCCGCGTGCGACGTCGCCTCAGCTCGCCGATCAGCACGATCTTCGTAAGTCACACGCCGCTCTATCGCTACCGCTCTCTCCACCTCCTTTCAACTGGGGAAGAGAGGGCAAGTCGAATCGCAACGTGGCTCGGCGCTACAGAAATTCGAGAACAGATGCCCATGTGGCCAGGCGAGCACGAGCACCCCCTGACAGGTTGGGACATCGACCGGGATGCATTTCTACCCCCTCTACGCGGGATGCTCGAGATCGCCCACGACTTGGGGATAAAGCATGGCGTGTATCCGGGCACGGACATTCCCTTTGTTGCGACCACCGATCTGATGATTCGCCACGGTACGCCCCCAAAGGACCGCTTAGCACTCTGGCAATGTAAGCCGGCAACGCAACGCCAATCCCCACGCAGCCGGCGAGTGGTCCAGCGGTTGGCGCTCGAAGAAAGATACGCGATAGAGGCTGGCGCCTTTTCGAAGATTATGTACAGCGACTCTCTCCCTGAGCGCTTTCACGAAAATCTGCTTTGGCTCGAACCACTACGTTCCGAAATTGAAGCCTTTGGCAGGTCAAATCAGCTGATTGACTTTGCCCATGAATTTATGCGTCTCGCCAACAGCGATTCGATCGAGGTGTGCAGGATCAAGGCGGCAAAGAAGACCGGCTTGGATCTGGAGTACAGCCACACATTCTTCCGCATGGCCGCTTGGGGCGGTCTCATTGACATCGACTTGACCCAGCCGATCTACATGAACAAGATGCTCAACCGTTCCTCGGAAGCATTTCGCGACCGCTTGCGGCGAGAACTACTGGACGCCTGA